CAAGCTTTCCCCTATCCTTTTGAGATTAACCGCCCTTATTGTGAGGAACTTCCGCATGTAACGTTCCAAAAAAAGCTTATCAGCTAGTTTTCCAATATGCCCAAAAGGAGATTCAAATTGGAGAATATCAATCATTTTTGTACCTTCTCCCTTTTGTTCAAATAAATGGACATGAGTGAATGAGCGAAAGGCGCCTTTCACCATGACATCCACAAATTGGTAAGGGCGGTTCATCGATTGGATAAGTGAGGTTAATGTCTGTGTCACACCAAGATGACGGGCACGCCAAGTTACCATCTCCCCCGCTTCAATAAGTCCTTCCCTTCTTCCTGCAATCGGCTTTTCCTTAGTCTGAGGGACTGTGAACGGATGAAGCCCGATATTCCTGGCAAGGTCAAAGCATTCCTCAACCGGAACATTTATCCAAACTGACATTTTTATTATAGGAATAAAAGGCACCTCCTACGCATATATGGTCTGCTCAATCAACCGATTCAAATCCTTGAAGCGGTTGGGTGCAGGATGTTCCAAGTTTAACATGCTGCATAAACCTAGTAAGTCTACCAGACGTGCGATTTCCTTCCACTCTTCTGGTAAATAGATACCGGAATCTCTCAGTCCGCTGATCAACCCTCTTTCACAAGCCTGATACTCTGGAAAGTTCTCATAACGAATAAAATTTCCTATATCTACATAAATCGAACCCGAAAACGCAAATTCCCAGTCAAGTACTGCTGTTACACTATTCGTATCCCCTAGTAAGTTCAGCCCGTTAAAATCTCCATGTACAAGAGCGGGACCGGAATCGTCTAATTTCAACAGCTCCACTTGGCGTGAAGCATAGCTGATGATACGGCTCTGTAATTCCGGTCCGATCCATAACTTTACCTTATCCTGTAGAAAACTTTCCAAAAGCTGCCTATAACTTTCCGCTTCCAGATGAAAAGGTTCTTCCACCTTCAGGGCTGCATCAAAAAAACCGCTGTTTTCAAAAGAAATGTTCCTAAACCTTGCCAGAAGCTCACCCGCTGAGTAGCCCAGGCGTTCATTTGACTGGTTATCGCCTTGATAAAATAAATGTTTCAATTGCTTTCCTTCTTTCCACTCCATCAGCCCGGCCCAATTCTCCCCTATTTGAAAGATTGTAAAGAAAGAGGGAACTTCAGGAACATCCCTTAAAAGGCTGTGAAGCTGTCTTTCCATTGTTAACCGATCCTTATTGCTGGTTACCCGGATTACTAGAGGAGGAGATTTATGAAATTGTAATTTATAATTGCTGTGACTTAGCCCTCCTGTAAGCTCTTCTATCATGAGGACTTCCCTTCCGGTTTCTTCCCTTACTTTCTCGGTAATTTCTTCCACCGGAATGGACGGCTTTACCTTTACACGTTCCCAGTTTTCCTTCATCTTTCCACGTCCTTTCCAAAAAGATTACTAGTCTTATTATACAAAACCTGCTAATAATAAGTAGATTATTAATAGCAGGGTCTTTACTTGAGAAGGATTATCAGTATAATGGATTACAGATATTGAAAATCATTATCATTTGGAAGGGAATTTTACATATGTATTTTTCAAAAGTTACAACAATTACTTTATTACTGCCAGTCCTGTTATTTGCCGGCTGCAGCTCAGATCAATCCGGTGAAGCAGAAGAAAAAGATTCAGCAGATCAAACAACTGAACAGACGGATGCAGGCAGCACCACCGCTCAGAAGAAATTAGATGAGGCTGTAGAAGCGTATCGTCAGTATGGGCTCTCTCAAACAGATACATTTGTTGAAGATACATCTAAGTTTGTCGATGCTGTCAAAGCAGGCAATTTGGAGAAAGCAAAGCAATTATATCCTAAGGCCCGTATGCCTTATGAGCGGATTGAACCAATTGCTGAAGCCCTCGGAGATTTAGACCCTAAGATCGATGCGCGTGAAGGCGATGTTCCAAAAGATGAATGGACCGGCTACCACAAGATCGAGAAAATCCTGTGGGAGGATAATACGACCGATGGAGCTGAAAAATACGCGGAGCAGCTATTAAATGATGTGAAATCCCTGCGAGCAAAGATTGAGCTTGCCGAAGTATCTCCTCAAACGCTCGTAACAGGTTCCGTAGATTTGTTAAATGAAGTATCTTCCTCTAAGATCACCGGCGAGGAGGAGCGGTATTCCCACACTGATCTGTACGACTTTGCAGCTAATGTCGACGGCTCCAAAAAAATAGTAGAATTACTCAATCCAGTAATAAAAGAAAAGGACGAGGAACTCGCCTCTACTCTTGAGAAGCGATTTGATGAAGTCTATGAAGCTTTGAACCAGTATAAAAAAGGGGACGGTTACGTATCGTACACAGATCTTTCAGATAAGGATACTCAAAAGCTAAGCAAGTCAATCGATGCACTTGCCGAACCTTTATCTCAAATCGGGATTGTACTTGAAAAATAACAGCCCCCTGCCGCTGGATGATTCATCTAGCGGCTTTCCCTCGTTTATCATCAGGAAAGGAATGGACAATATGAAAGATGATCATACACCTCATTCAAAGAAAATCACCCGCAGAGAAATGCTCTACAGGACAGGTGCCGGCGGGCTGGGATTGCTGATCGGCGCAAGCGGCGTTGGTTCGATCACTGCACTTGGTAAAACGTCTAGCGAGAAACCAGCTGCTGCAGAGAATCAAATCCCCTTTTATGGAAAGCACCAGGCAGGCATTATGACTAAACAGCAGACGTATGTGTACCTGATTTCAATGGACATTACAACAAATAAGTTAGCCGATATCCGTGACTTATTCAAAGAATGGACGGTTGCTTCTGAGAAAATGGCCATGGGAAACCTGATCGGTGATTATTCCGACAATCTTTATATCCCCCCTGAAGATACCGGAGAAGCTACAGGGTTATCAGCTTCAAGAATTACCTTTACTTATGGATTCGGAAGCAGTTTTTTTGAAAAAGAAGGCTCCGACCGATTTGGCCTGGCTGCCAAAAAACCAAATCAGCTCCAAGCTCTCCCCTCCTTTCCTGGAGATGAAATTGAAAAGGAATGGACCGGTGGAGACCTTTGTGTGCAAGTATGTGCGGATGATCAGCAGGTCGCTTTTCATGCGATCAGGAATCTGCTCAGGATCGGCCGTGGTATTGTAACCCTCCGGTGGATGCAATCGGGCTTTCTTCGGAGTCAGCAGTCAGGAAAAAAGGACAGTACTCCTAGAAACTTATTTGGATTTAAGGATGGTACGGTGAATCCAAATACAGAAGAAGACTTTAACAATATTGTGTGGTCAAACGGCGCAGAAGCATCCTGGATGAAGAATGGCAGCTACATGGTCATGCGCCGCATTCGTATGCTGTTGGAAGTATGGGACCGCACTCATTTAAAGGACCAGCAAGCGACCTTCGGCAGAGAGAAGGTCTCCGGGGCACCATTAGGACAGGAAAAAGAATTTGACGACGTCAAATTAGATAAGAAAGATAGTGACGGCAAGCCCGCTATACCCATGGACGCTCATGTAAGGCTGGGACGAGGCGACGGATCACAGAAGATATTACGCCGCTCGTATTCTTATTCAAGTGAAATGGATCCTGCACGGGCCCAATTGGATGCAGGTCTTTTGTTTTTATGTTTTCAGAAAGATCCATTCAAACAATTTGTCCCTATTCAGAAACGCATGGCACAATCGGATCACTTAAATGAATATATCCGGCATATTGGATCAGCTGTTTTTGCCTGCCCAGGAGGAACGAAGAAAGGTGGATACATCGGCGATTCACTATTTTAATTCAAGCACCATCTGAAAGGATGAACACAATGGATATAAAGAAACGGAGCCTGCTATCTTTCTTCACCCTGATTTTCCTCCTTACGGTATTTAGTCATTCAAATTCTGGGTATGCTGAGGAAAGCCCCGGAGAATCGGATCTAATGCCGGCTGTAGGAGACGCGCTGGTTGAAGTAAGGAGTGAAGACTATGAAACTCTTAAACAAACACTTCTTGCTTATGAAAAAGCTTGGGAAAATACTGAACGCAGGCAGGACATGAAAGACAAAGCATCACAGATTTCAAAACAATTGGAAGCTTCTCAGAAGCTCTTAGAGGAAAAACCTGTACCTCAAAAAAAGCTGTATGATTCGATTGTTAGTTTAGCAAGATCAACCGATGACTATTTAAATGCCGCTTCAAAAAGTGATACGAGTGTAGATAAAGAGTCCGTGCTTGGACTCATTAAGAGTCTGGATCAAATCCAAGCTCAGATTGAGCAGGATCATTTCAGCAAAGCACAGACTCTAAATCAGTCCTTTGTAAAAGAATGGACAGCACTGGAAAAACCGATTAGAGAAACAAATGTGGGCGCATATGGAACCATAGAAACTAAAATGAGTATGGTCCGGGTCGCTTTAAATAAAACCCCTGTACAAAAACAACAAGCAGCCGATGCAGTTTCTGAGCTTAGACAGACCATTCAAGACTATACAGACGGAAAATTAGATAATAATGCCAAAACAAATAAAGAAGTCTCGCTGACTGGCCTGATCGATACATTGGGACAAGTTGAAACGTCCATAGGAAATCAGCAATATGACCAGGCGGCTGCCCAAATGGAAGATTTCATTCAATTTTGGCCGCAAGTAGAGGGAAAAGTTCTCACTAAATCCCAAAGCACTTATAATCAAACTGAAAACACGATGACAAAGGTTTTGACCATTCTAAGTTCACAAAATCCTGATGACTCAGAAGCGATAGAGTTAATTCGTGAAATGAGGTCAGATCTTGAGCCCTATGCTGAAGAAAGCAGTTATTCTGCCTGGGATGCTTTTTTTATTCTATTTCGTGAAGGGATGGAAGCCATCTTAATTATTGCGACCCTCCTCGCCTATTTAAGAAGAACCGGAAATCACAATAAACAAGTATGGGTTTGGAGCGGCCTCGGGATTGGTCTTTTATTAAGTGCAGGATTGGCTGTAGTGTTGACGCTTGCCTTCGCCGGTATGCAGGCAGGAACTAACCGGGAGATGATTGAAGGTATTACCGGTATCATCGCAGTTATTATGATGATTACGGTCGGGGCTTGGCTGCATAAACAATCAAATGTATTAGCTTGGAACCAATATGTAAATCAACAGCTGCAAAAGGTGATGAAAACAGGTGCAAGCTGGATGCTGGCTCTTGTAACCTTCGTTGCCATCTTCCGAGAAGGAGCAGAAACAATCCTATTTTATTTAGGAATGGCACCTTCTATCAAGCTCTCTTCTTTACTAGCCGGCATGGGCGGAGCCTTGCTCGTGCTTCTTATCATCGGCTTTCTTTTAATAAAATTAAGCGTGCGCATCCCTATTCGGCCATTCTTTCTTGCAGCGAGCCTGCTTATTTACTTTATTGCTTTAAAATTTACAGGAGTCAGCATACATGCTCTGCAAATCACAGACCTCCTCCCTGTACATCCGCTTACTACAATAGGCAGCATCGACTTGATTGGTTTTTACCCTACTTGGGAAACTGCCTTAGGACAGCTGATTCTACTGATAATAATTGTTTCCCAATTCTTAAGATCCCAACGGAGGAAACGCCAGTCCAAATCTGAGCTTGCTTCATAAGGAAATAGATGGAAACGACCTTGGAATGTCCAACGCTAAGGTCAAACGATAAAAATCCGAACTACTCTGCTCCATGCCTCAACGGGATGCGCAGA
This Halobacillus salinarum DNA region includes the following protein-coding sequences:
- a CDS encoding SRPBCC family protein, yielding MSVWINVPVEECFDLARNIGLHPFTVPQTKEKPIAGRREGLIEAGEMVTWRARHLGVTQTLTSLIQSMNRPYQFVDVMVKGAFRSFTHVHLFEQKGEGTKMIDILQFESPFGHIGKLADKLFLERYMRKFLTIRAVNLKRIGESLKP
- a CDS encoding phosphotransferase family protein, which codes for MKENWERVKVKPSIPVEEITEKVREETGREVLMIEELTGGLSHSNYKLQFHKSPPLVIRVTSNKDRLTMERQLHSLLRDVPEVPSFFTIFQIGENWAGLMEWKEGKQLKHLFYQGDNQSNERLGYSAGELLARFRNISFENSGFFDAALKVEEPFHLEAESYRQLLESFLQDKVKLWIGPELQSRIISYASRQVELLKLDDSGPALVHGDFNGLNLLGDTNSVTAVLDWEFAFSGSIYVDIGNFIRYENFPEYQACERGLISGLRDSGIYLPEEWKEIARLVDLLGLCSMLNLEHPAPNRFKDLNRLIEQTIYA
- the efeO gene encoding iron uptake system protein EfeO; translation: MYFSKVTTITLLLPVLLFAGCSSDQSGEAEEKDSADQTTEQTDAGSTTAQKKLDEAVEAYRQYGLSQTDTFVEDTSKFVDAVKAGNLEKAKQLYPKARMPYERIEPIAEALGDLDPKIDAREGDVPKDEWTGYHKIEKILWEDNTTDGAEKYAEQLLNDVKSLRAKIELAEVSPQTLVTGSVDLLNEVSSSKITGEEERYSHTDLYDFAANVDGSKKIVELLNPVIKEKDEELASTLEKRFDEVYEALNQYKKGDGYVSYTDLSDKDTQKLSKSIDALAEPLSQIGIVLEK
- the efeB gene encoding iron uptake transporter deferrochelatase/peroxidase subunit, which encodes MKDDHTPHSKKITRREMLYRTGAGGLGLLIGASGVGSITALGKTSSEKPAAAENQIPFYGKHQAGIMTKQQTYVYLISMDITTNKLADIRDLFKEWTVASEKMAMGNLIGDYSDNLYIPPEDTGEATGLSASRITFTYGFGSSFFEKEGSDRFGLAAKKPNQLQALPSFPGDEIEKEWTGGDLCVQVCADDQQVAFHAIRNLLRIGRGIVTLRWMQSGFLRSQQSGKKDSTPRNLFGFKDGTVNPNTEEDFNNIVWSNGAEASWMKNGSYMVMRRIRMLLEVWDRTHLKDQQATFGREKVSGAPLGQEKEFDDVKLDKKDSDGKPAIPMDAHVRLGRGDGSQKILRRSYSYSSEMDPARAQLDAGLLFLCFQKDPFKQFVPIQKRMAQSDHLNEYIRHIGSAVFACPGGTKKGGYIGDSLF
- a CDS encoding FTR1 family iron permease; this encodes MPAVGDALVEVRSEDYETLKQTLLAYEKAWENTERRQDMKDKASQISKQLEASQKLLEEKPVPQKKLYDSIVSLARSTDDYLNAASKSDTSVDKESVLGLIKSLDQIQAQIEQDHFSKAQTLNQSFVKEWTALEKPIRETNVGAYGTIETKMSMVRVALNKTPVQKQQAADAVSELRQTIQDYTDGKLDNNAKTNKEVSLTGLIDTLGQVETSIGNQQYDQAAAQMEDFIQFWPQVEGKVLTKSQSTYNQTENTMTKVLTILSSQNPDDSEAIELIREMRSDLEPYAEESSYSAWDAFFILFREGMEAILIIATLLAYLRRTGNHNKQVWVWSGLGIGLLLSAGLAVVLTLAFAGMQAGTNREMIEGITGIIAVIMMITVGAWLHKQSNVLAWNQYVNQQLQKVMKTGASWMLALVTFVAIFREGAETILFYLGMAPSIKLSSLLAGMGGALLVLLIIGFLLIKLSVRIPIRPFFLAASLLIYFIALKFTGVSIHALQITDLLPVHPLTTIGSIDLIGFYPTWETALGQLILLIIIVSQFLRSQRRKRQSKSELAS